One Epidermidibacterium keratini DNA segment encodes these proteins:
- a CDS encoding metallophosphoesterase, which produces MSALTNLTGFRGWRVGAGLLGAGATALAYGSLIERNAFTVRRFEIEALPRGMRSLRVLHISDVHLTMKQHRKVEWIRSLAALKPDFVVSTGDHLGGDEAVFPNVIRAHGPLLDFPGVFVWGNNDHFKPVPKSPTRYFTRSTASRAGQRVDLGPLATEFTDRGWLDLNNRRDALEIDGVRIAFGGVNDPHTAHDHYERIAGPADPDAAVRIGVLHSPEPRLLSPFTDDGYELLLAGHTHGGQVRVPFYGALVSNCELDPSQARWVSTWDTDAGNRSTLHVCAGLGTSPYAPVRFACRPEATLLTLTASPDSPIRSRAR; this is translated from the coding sequence TTGAGCGCACTGACTAACCTGACCGGCTTTCGTGGCTGGCGGGTCGGTGCTGGGCTGCTCGGTGCCGGCGCAACCGCGCTTGCGTATGGCTCACTGATCGAACGCAACGCCTTCACGGTGCGGCGTTTCGAAATCGAGGCGCTGCCGCGTGGGATGCGCAGCCTTCGGGTGCTGCACATCTCCGACGTACACCTGACGATGAAGCAGCATCGCAAGGTCGAGTGGATCAGGTCGCTGGCTGCGCTCAAGCCCGACTTTGTCGTCTCGACGGGCGATCATCTCGGCGGCGACGAGGCGGTCTTCCCCAACGTGATCCGTGCGCACGGACCGCTGCTGGACTTCCCGGGGGTGTTCGTCTGGGGCAACAACGACCACTTCAAGCCCGTGCCTAAGAGCCCCACCCGCTACTTCACCCGCTCGACTGCGTCTCGCGCCGGTCAGCGCGTCGACCTCGGGCCTCTGGCTACCGAGTTCACCGATCGCGGGTGGCTGGATCTCAACAACCGTCGTGATGCTCTGGAGATCGACGGCGTACGGATCGCCTTCGGCGGCGTCAACGATCCGCATACTGCGCACGATCACTACGAGCGCATCGCCGGCCCCGCCGACCCGGACGCCGCGGTTCGCATCGGCGTGCTGCACTCACCCGAGCCCCGGCTGCTCAGCCCGTTCACTGACGACGGCTACGAGCTGCTGCTTGCCGGGCACACGCACGGTGGGCAGGTGCGAGTTCCCTTTTACGGAGCGCTCGTCAGCAACTGCGAGCTCGACCCGTCGCAGGCTCGCTGGGTGTCGACGTGGGACACCGACGCCGGCAACCGCTCGACGCTGCACGTGTGCGCGGGACTGGGGACATCGCCGTACGCGCCGGTCCGGTTTGCCTGCCGACCGGAGGCCACGCTGCTGACGTTGACTGCATCACCCGACAGTCCGATCCGTTCGCGGGCCAGGTAA
- a CDS encoding WhiB family transcriptional regulator → MSEWASQARCMGTDPEELFVQGAAQHQAKKICSGCPVQLECLADALDNKTEFGVWGGATERERRAMLRRNPDVRSWRALLLSKAQEARGA, encoded by the coding sequence ATGTCCGAGTGGGCATCTCAGGCGCGCTGCATGGGAACCGATCCCGAGGAACTTTTCGTCCAGGGTGCCGCGCAGCATCAGGCAAAGAAGATCTGCTCTGGCTGCCCGGTGCAGTTGGAATGCCTTGCCGACGCCTTGGATAACAAGACCGAGTTCGGCGTGTGGGGCGGGGCAACCGAACGTGAGCGCCGGGCGATGCTGCGGCGCAACCCAGACGTCCGTTCCTGGCGGGCCCTGCTACTGAGCAAGGCCCAGGAGGCGCGCGGCGCATAA
- a CDS encoding transglycosylase domain-containing protein, which yields MSSSALGKVTSLVKLVAAIAAGGLVLAAMLFPAFGGAGQAAKSTADIVNKVDPEFTAEAPQLVTTVLAADGSPLVNYYNYYRLPIPLDQMGEWMPKAIVAVEDKRFYEHKGVDTQGMFRAAVQNAVTGGVSQGASTITQQLVKNTLLYQAESQAERDAATEQSLGRKLREAKIALQLEKDFSKEQILEKYLNLMNMGNGAYGVRAASLTYFGVEPVNLTIDQAALLAGLVQNPTKFNPTHSPDAAKERRDIVLKLMADQGQISEEQYQQAVATPITLSGTGKPSRSCADAPNYGGFFCDYVWQYLTQNLQIPEATLKNGGLTIQTTLMPSYQVAATDAIVGASSSFKQNASIFGFGDNRIATMPMLDVDSGNVLALGVNKRYGNDPNDPAQTNNNFAVLPASDGNGSTNKLFPATVALSQGTGWKFELTAKAPYTSQIMKRQGVNYAVSNASNGYPDRMPLDTALYMSSNTYFVALEDYIGEMKPIADMAYNMGLWAPGDTGARDTIAAEDRAAFTLGPDGVSPLRLATAYNTIANRGTKCEPTPVQSVTGPDGQPAINPATNQPWFTPGSNCTANVVSQGVADTLNQILLKDVMPGNSGQTGARAYINGYQIAGKTGTAQDNRSYTFVGWTPDILAAVYAFSPTSNDTMPAPGGASGEGFGGGYPAQMWKLAMQNILPQIGSSPFPPANQQVAAGNTSVLSVDCVGQSPSNCQALLEQAGHSGQDSGTPVDSTLPAGTVAVQNPPAGSSVSPGSTITYSLSSGKAPAGQPCQPGQDPASTGCIAQNAAGSVCATGQDPATGCLPPAPAGQPCVSGQDPATGCVAAASPSPSPSPSPAPAPSSDPNAGGDGNGGGNGNGVGSGNGNGNGNGNGGND from the coding sequence GTGTCAAGTTCTGCTCTGGGCAAGGTAACGTCGCTCGTCAAGCTGGTCGCCGCCATCGCGGCAGGTGGCCTCGTGCTTGCCGCGATGCTGTTTCCCGCCTTCGGTGGTGCCGGACAGGCGGCCAAGAGCACGGCTGACATCGTCAACAAGGTCGACCCGGAGTTCACCGCCGAGGCACCGCAGCTCGTCACCACCGTGCTTGCCGCTGACGGATCACCACTGGTCAACTACTACAACTACTACCGCCTGCCGATCCCGCTGGATCAAATGGGCGAGTGGATGCCGAAGGCGATTGTCGCCGTCGAAGACAAGCGCTTCTACGAGCACAAAGGCGTCGACACGCAGGGCATGTTCCGCGCGGCCGTCCAGAACGCGGTGACCGGCGGCGTCTCGCAGGGCGCCTCGACCATCACCCAGCAGCTCGTCAAGAACACGCTGCTCTACCAGGCCGAGAGCCAAGCCGAGCGCGATGCGGCTACCGAGCAGAGCCTGGGCCGCAAGCTGCGCGAGGCCAAGATCGCCCTGCAGCTGGAAAAGGACTTCAGCAAGGAGCAGATCCTTGAGAAGTACCTGAACCTGATGAACATGGGCAACGGAGCGTACGGCGTACGCGCCGCGTCGCTGACCTACTTCGGCGTCGAGCCGGTCAACCTGACGATCGACCAGGCCGCCCTGCTGGCCGGGCTGGTGCAGAACCCGACCAAGTTCAACCCGACCCACAGCCCGGATGCGGCCAAGGAACGCCGCGACATCGTTTTAAAGCTGATGGCCGACCAGGGGCAGATCAGCGAGGAGCAGTACCAGCAGGCGGTCGCCACGCCGATCACGCTGTCCGGCACGGGTAAGCCGTCGCGCTCTTGCGCCGACGCGCCAAACTACGGCGGCTTCTTCTGCGACTACGTCTGGCAGTACCTCACCCAGAACCTGCAGATCCCCGAGGCGACGCTGAAGAACGGCGGCCTCACGATCCAGACCACCCTGATGCCGTCGTACCAGGTGGCCGCGACCGACGCCATCGTGGGCGCCAGTTCGTCGTTCAAGCAGAATGCGTCGATCTTCGGCTTCGGCGACAACCGGATCGCGACGATGCCGATGCTCGACGTGGATTCCGGAAACGTGCTCGCGCTCGGGGTCAACAAGCGTTACGGCAACGACCCGAACGATCCGGCGCAGACCAACAACAACTTCGCAGTCTTGCCGGCCTCGGACGGTAACGGCTCGACCAACAAGCTCTTCCCGGCCACGGTCGCACTCTCGCAGGGCACCGGTTGGAAGTTCGAGTTGACCGCGAAGGCGCCGTATACCTCTCAGATCATGAAGCGCCAGGGCGTCAACTATGCGGTCTCGAACGCCAGCAACGGCTACCCGGATCGGATGCCGCTGGATACCGCCTTGTACATGTCCTCCAACACCTACTTCGTCGCGCTGGAGGACTACATCGGCGAGATGAAGCCAATTGCCGACATGGCCTACAACATGGGCTTGTGGGCCCCGGGCGACACGGGCGCGCGTGACACCATCGCCGCGGAGGACCGCGCTGCGTTCACGCTCGGCCCGGACGGGGTGAGCCCGCTGCGCCTCGCCACGGCGTACAACACGATCGCCAACCGCGGCACGAAGTGCGAGCCGACCCCGGTCCAGTCGGTCACCGGTCCTGATGGGCAGCCGGCGATCAACCCGGCGACCAACCAGCCTTGGTTCACACCAGGCTCTAATTGCACGGCAAACGTCGTCTCGCAGGGCGTGGCCGACACTCTCAACCAGATCCTGCTCAAGGACGTCATGCCCGGCAACAGCGGGCAGACCGGTGCGCGTGCCTACATCAACGGCTATCAGATCGCCGGCAAGACCGGTACAGCGCAGGACAACCGCTCCTACACCTTCGTCGGCTGGACGCCGGACATCCTGGCCGCCGTCTACGCCTTCAGCCCGACCTCGAACGACACCATGCCGGCTCCAGGCGGCGCCAGCGGTGAAGGCTTCGGTGGCGGTTACCCAGCGCAAATGTGGAAGCTGGCGATGCAGAACATCCTGCCGCAGATAGGCAGCTCGCCGTTCCCGCCAGCGAACCAGCAGGTGGCCGCCGGCAACACCTCCGTGCTGAGCGTGGACTGCGTCGGCCAGTCGCCAAGCAACTGCCAGGCGCTGCTCGAGCAAGCCGGGCACAGTGGCCAAGACTCGGGTACGCCGGTCGACTCGACGCTTCCCGCGGGCACCGTTGCGGTGCAGAACCCGCCGGCCGGTAGCAGTGTCAGCCCAGGCAGCACCATCACCTACTCGCTGTCCAGCGGGAAGGCACCCGCCGGCCAGCCGTGTCAGCCAGGCCAGGATCCAGCCTCCACCGGATGTATCGCGCAAAATGCGGCCGGTTCCGTATGTGCTACCGGGCAGGATCCCGCGACCGGCTGTCTGCCGCCTGCGCCTGCTGGCCAGCCGTGCGTCAGCGGCCAGGATCCCGCGACTGGCTGCGTCGCTGCTGCGTCGCCGTCCCCATCGCCATCGCCGTCGCCGGCTCCGGCGCCGTCGTCAGATCCCAACGCCGGCGGGGACGGAAACGGCGGCGGTAACGGAAACGGCGTCGGTAGTGGAAATGGCAACGGCAACGGCAACGGCAACGGCGGCAACGATTGA